From Micromonospora rhizosphaerae, the proteins below share one genomic window:
- a CDS encoding sugar phosphate isomerase/epimerase family protein → MTSRVPVLLSTSSVFPERTAAAFQMAAALGYDGLEVMVWTDVVSQDPGALRGLSDHYGVPVLSVHAPCLLVTQRVWSPDPWERLRKAAELAETLEAPTVVVHPPFTWQRDYARNFADGLERIAGQFGGLRFAVENMYPVRMAGRQFVPYVPGWDPTETGYASYTLDLSHCAASRTDALEMADRMGAGLAHVHLGDGTGEGRDEHLVPGRGSQPCAELLRSLAGRGFTGSVAVEVTTRGAKSRAVREDDLREALAFARANLTAPSPVDA, encoded by the coding sequence GTGACTTCCCGCGTCCCGGTGCTCCTCTCCACTTCCTCGGTCTTCCCTGAGCGGACCGCGGCGGCGTTCCAGATGGCCGCGGCGCTCGGCTACGACGGCCTCGAGGTGATGGTCTGGACCGACGTCGTGAGCCAGGACCCCGGCGCCCTGCGCGGGCTCTCCGACCACTACGGCGTGCCGGTGCTCTCCGTCCACGCGCCCTGCCTGCTGGTCACCCAGCGGGTGTGGAGTCCGGATCCGTGGGAGCGGCTGCGCAAGGCCGCCGAGTTGGCGGAGACCCTGGAGGCGCCCACCGTCGTGGTGCATCCGCCGTTCACCTGGCAGCGCGACTACGCCCGGAACTTCGCCGACGGCCTCGAGCGGATCGCCGGGCAGTTCGGCGGACTGCGCTTCGCGGTGGAGAACATGTACCCGGTCCGGATGGCGGGACGGCAGTTCGTCCCGTACGTCCCCGGCTGGGACCCCACCGAGACCGGCTACGCCTCCTACACCCTCGACCTGTCGCACTGCGCCGCCTCGCGCACCGATGCCCTGGAGATGGCGGACCGGATGGGCGCCGGGCTGGCGCATGTGCACCTCGGCGACGGCACCGGCGAGGGGCGCGACGAGCACCTGGTGCCGGGGCGCGGCAGCCAGCCCTGCGCCGAGCTGCTCCGCTCGCTCGCCGGCCGGGGCTTCACCGGCTCTGTCGCGGTGGAGGTGACCACCCGGGGCGCGAAGAGCCGCGCCGTCCGTGAGGACGACCTCCGCGAGGCCCTCGCCTTCGCCCGCGCCAACCTGACCGCCCCCTCCCCGGTCGACGCCTGA
- a CDS encoding Ppx/GppA phosphatase family protein, with the protein MRLGVLDVGSNTVHLLVVDAHHGAHPWPAHSEKVVLRLAEQIGPGGALTEAGADALVKAVGTARAAASRLQTDDLLAFATSAVRDATNAAEVLARVRDETGVRLEVLSGADEARMTFLAVRRWFGWSAGRLLVMDIGGGSLELAAGIDEDPDAAMSLPLGAGRLSRERLRVDPSGAVPPSAEAVEELREHVHGQLDRVVKNMAEVGWERPVATSKTFRMLARLAGAAPSGAGLWARRSLTRTGLRQVLGFIRHIPPGQLHELEGVSTARAHQLLAGAVVAEAVMRRLDVDALDICPWALREGVILRRLDQLAPL; encoded by the coding sequence ATGCGACTGGGTGTCCTCGACGTCGGATCGAACACGGTGCACCTGCTGGTGGTCGACGCCCATCACGGCGCGCACCCCTGGCCGGCGCACTCGGAAAAGGTGGTGCTGCGGCTGGCCGAGCAGATCGGCCCGGGCGGCGCGCTGACCGAGGCGGGCGCGGACGCGCTGGTCAAGGCCGTCGGGACGGCCCGCGCCGCGGCGTCCAGATTGCAGACCGACGACCTGCTCGCCTTCGCCACCTCCGCGGTCCGGGACGCCACCAACGCCGCCGAGGTGCTGGCCCGGGTCCGCGACGAGACCGGCGTACGGCTCGAGGTGCTCTCCGGCGCGGACGAGGCGCGGATGACCTTCCTCGCGGTCCGGCGATGGTTCGGCTGGTCGGCCGGGCGGCTGCTGGTGATGGACATCGGCGGCGGCTCGCTGGAGCTGGCGGCCGGCATCGACGAGGACCCCGACGCTGCCATGTCGCTGCCGCTCGGGGCCGGGCGGCTGAGCCGGGAGCGGCTGCGGGTCGACCCCTCGGGCGCCGTGCCGCCGTCGGCCGAGGCCGTGGAGGAACTGCGGGAGCACGTGCACGGGCAGCTCGACCGGGTGGTGAAGAACATGGCCGAGGTGGGCTGGGAGCGCCCGGTCGCCACCTCGAAGACGTTCCGCATGCTGGCCCGTTTGGCCGGCGCGGCGCCGTCCGGCGCCGGGCTCTGGGCCCGGCGCAGCCTGACCCGCACCGGGCTGCGCCAGGTGCTGGGCTTCATCCGGCACATCCCGCCGGGGCAGCTGCACGAGCTGGAGGGGGTGAGCACCGCCCGGGCCCACCAGCTGCTGGCCGGGGCGGTGGTGGCCGAGGCGGTGATGCGCCGGCTCGACGTCGACGCGCTGGACATCTGCCCCTGGGCGCTCCGCGAGGGGGTCATCCTCAGACGGCTGGATCAGCTCGCGCCGCTGTGA
- a CDS encoding alpha/beta fold hydrolase, with protein sequence MTVSQVRRDGGTIAYEVHGAGPLVVLSHGMGENRRSFRHLIPLLVRAGYRVASVDVRGHGDSSAHWPSYAPAEVGADLLAVVRALGCSATLVGSSSSAAAVVFAAADAPDLVDGVVQVSPFVAPPSPNLVMRVAQAVVLRSPRLFGMFHRTLFPCDRPADDAAYRKEMVAGLRGRMAAVRGVIEPVEPHWTAQAAAVRQPVLVLMGTKDPDFTDPGAEARAARRQFATAEARMINDSGHYPHADRPAETAAQLVDFLAVVSRA encoded by the coding sequence ATGACTGTTAGCCAGGTGCGGCGGGACGGCGGCACGATCGCGTACGAGGTGCACGGTGCGGGACCGCTGGTGGTCCTGTCGCACGGCATGGGGGAGAACCGACGGTCCTTCCGCCACCTGATCCCACTGCTGGTCCGGGCCGGTTACCGGGTGGCCTCGGTGGACGTGCGCGGGCACGGCGACTCCAGCGCCCACTGGCCGTCGTACGCCCCGGCGGAGGTCGGTGCCGACCTGCTGGCCGTGGTCCGGGCGCTCGGCTGCTCGGCCACCCTGGTCGGCAGCTCGTCCAGCGCGGCGGCCGTGGTCTTCGCCGCCGCCGACGCGCCCGACTTGGTTGACGGCGTGGTGCAGGTCAGCCCGTTCGTCGCCCCGCCGAGCCCGAACCTCGTCATGCGGGTGGCGCAGGCGGTGGTGCTGCGCAGCCCGCGCCTGTTCGGGATGTTCCACCGGACGCTCTTCCCCTGCGACCGACCCGCGGACGACGCCGCGTACCGGAAGGAGATGGTCGCGGGGCTGCGCGGCCGGATGGCGGCGGTGCGGGGGGTGATCGAGCCCGTCGAGCCGCACTGGACGGCGCAGGCCGCCGCGGTGCGCCAGCCGGTCCTGGTGCTGATGGGCACGAAGGACCCGGACTTCACGGACCCGGGCGCCGAGGCGCGGGCCGCCCGGCGGCAGTTCGCCACCGCCGAGGCGCGCATGATCAACGACTCCGGTCACTACCCGCACGCGGACCGGCCGGCGGAGACCGCCGCGCAGCTCGTCGACTTCCTGGCGGTGGTGTCCCGTGCCTAG
- a CDS encoding TetR/AcrR family transcriptional regulator, with the protein MPRAGLTPQAVVREAARLADEVGYERLTLAALAGRLGVALPSLYKHVKGADALAQRLSALATAELATELTTAAAGRAGFDALRAVAAAYRGYARRHPGRYPATQRVPDPADPEHVAAGERAVGAIYAILLGYGLSGDAAVDATRMFRSAVHGFVSLEAAGGFGLPRDIDRSFDQMVAALDTAYRDWRS; encoded by the coding sequence GTGCCTAGGGCCGGGCTCACCCCGCAGGCGGTGGTCCGCGAGGCGGCCCGTTTGGCCGACGAGGTCGGCTACGAGCGGCTGACGCTGGCCGCGCTCGCCGGCCGGCTGGGTGTCGCGCTGCCCAGCCTCTACAAGCACGTCAAGGGCGCGGACGCGCTGGCCCAACGGCTCTCCGCGCTGGCCACCGCGGAGCTCGCCACCGAGCTGACCACCGCCGCCGCGGGCCGGGCCGGCTTCGACGCGCTGCGCGCCGTCGCGGCCGCCTACCGGGGTTACGCCCGCCGGCATCCCGGCCGCTACCCGGCCACCCAGCGGGTGCCCGACCCCGCCGACCCGGAGCACGTCGCGGCCGGCGAGCGGGCCGTCGGCGCGATCTACGCGATCCTGCTCGGGTACGGCCTGAGCGGCGACGCCGCGGTCGACGCCACGCGGATGTTCCGCAGCGCCGTGCACGGCTTCGTCAGCTTGGAGGCGGCCGGCGGGTTCGGGCTGCCCCGGGACATCGACCGTTCCTTCGACCAGATGGTGGCCGCCCTGGACACCGCGTACCGGGACTGGAGGTCCTGA
- a CDS encoding proline dehydrogenase family protein, with protein MLRSVILAASRSSRVERLVATAPFTRDVVRRFVAGAGTDDALRATRELVADGLAVTLDNLGEDTVTSDQANATRDEYLKLLRLLSAAGLTPAAEVSVKLSALGQKFDEQLAYDNARAICAAADGAGTTVTLDMEDHTTTDSTLDILAKLRKDYPSTGAVLQAYLRRTESDCRELAGPGSRVRLCKGAYKEPESVAYQSTGEVDKSYVRCLNILMSGDGYPMLATHDPRLIAIGEDRARWFDRSPDRFEFQMLYGIRPEEQARLVGEGYTMRTYVPYGDEWYGYLMRRLAERPANLAFFGRALISKK; from the coding sequence ATGCTCCGTTCCGTCATCCTCGCCGCCTCCCGGTCATCCCGGGTCGAGCGGCTCGTCGCGACGGCCCCGTTCACCCGGGACGTCGTCCGCCGGTTCGTCGCCGGCGCCGGCACCGACGACGCGCTGCGCGCGACCCGCGAACTCGTCGCCGACGGCCTCGCGGTCACCCTCGACAACCTCGGTGAGGACACCGTCACCTCCGACCAGGCGAACGCCACCCGGGACGAATACCTCAAGCTGCTGCGGCTGCTCTCCGCCGCCGGGCTCACCCCGGCCGCCGAGGTGAGCGTGAAGCTCTCCGCGCTCGGGCAGAAGTTCGACGAGCAGCTGGCCTACGACAACGCGCGGGCGATCTGCGCGGCGGCCGACGGGGCGGGGACCACGGTCACCCTGGACATGGAGGACCACACCACCACCGACTCGACCCTGGACATCCTGGCCAAGCTGCGCAAGGACTACCCGTCGACCGGGGCGGTGCTCCAGGCGTACCTGCGGCGCACCGAGTCGGACTGCCGGGAGCTGGCCGGGCCGGGTTCGCGGGTACGGCTCTGCAAGGGCGCGTACAAGGAGCCGGAGTCGGTGGCGTACCAGTCCACCGGGGAGGTGGACAAGTCGTACGTGCGCTGCCTGAACATCCTGATGTCCGGTGACGGCTATCCGATGCTGGCCACCCACGACCCGCGCCTGATCGCCATCGGCGAGGACCGGGCGCGCTGGTTCGACCGCAGCCCGGACCGCTTCGAGTTCCAGATGCTGTACGGCATCCGGCCCGAGGAGCAGGCCCGCCTGGTCGGCGAGGGCTACACCATGCGCACCTACGTCCCGTACGGCGACGAGTGGTACGGCTACCTGATGCGCCGGCTCGCCGAGCGCCCCGCCAACCTGGCGTTCTTCGGCCGCGCCCTGATCTCCAAGAAGTGA
- a CDS encoding glutathionylspermidine synthase family protein, producing MRREESSPRPDWDATIRSQGLVYVDTELPDGGIMSYWDETAAYAFSLDEVLRLEEATEELHRMSVAAAEHIVTRGRYAEFGIPAWAAEAVARSLREAPPALYGRFDLWYDGSWPPKLLEYNADTPTALVEASIIQWYWLEHTRPELDQWNSLHERLVGAWAKIGADLHDKRVHVAWSNEEESGEDQITAGYLAETARQAGLDVELLPIQHIGWDGRRFVDAADRPVTTCFKLYPWEWMLAEPYGPLALAPGTPTTWIEPAWKLLLSNKALLAVLWELYPGHEYLLPAYLDSPRGMTEYVAKPLLGREGGSVRIVMSGTEITNPGSYGDEGFCYQQFRALPEFAGSRMVLGSWIVDGESAGAGVRESESLITDGYARFLPHYIDAPRSP from the coding sequence GTGCGGCGCGAGGAGAGCAGCCCCCGCCCGGACTGGGACGCCACCATCCGCTCGCAGGGCCTGGTGTACGTCGACACCGAACTGCCCGACGGCGGGATCATGTCGTACTGGGACGAGACCGCCGCGTACGCCTTCTCGCTGGACGAGGTGCTCCGGCTGGAGGAGGCGACCGAGGAGCTGCACCGGATGTCGGTGGCCGCCGCCGAGCACATCGTGACCCGTGGCCGGTACGCCGAGTTCGGCATCCCGGCCTGGGCGGCCGAGGCGGTCGCCCGGTCGCTGCGCGAGGCGCCGCCGGCCCTCTACGGCCGCTTCGACCTCTGGTACGACGGCTCGTGGCCGCCCAAGCTGCTGGAGTACAACGCCGACACCCCGACCGCGCTGGTCGAGGCGAGCATCATCCAGTGGTACTGGTTGGAGCACACCCGGCCCGAGCTGGACCAGTGGAACAGCCTGCACGAGCGGCTCGTCGGGGCGTGGGCGAAGATCGGCGCCGACCTGCACGACAAGCGGGTGCATGTGGCCTGGTCGAACGAGGAGGAGTCCGGCGAGGACCAGATCACCGCCGGCTACCTGGCAGAGACCGCCCGGCAGGCCGGGCTGGACGTCGAGTTGCTGCCGATCCAGCACATCGGCTGGGACGGCCGGCGCTTCGTCGACGCCGCCGACCGCCCGGTCACCACCTGCTTCAAGCTCTATCCGTGGGAGTGGATGCTGGCCGAGCCGTACGGGCCGCTGGCGCTGGCGCCGGGCACCCCGACCACCTGGATCGAGCCGGCCTGGAAGCTGCTGCTGTCGAACAAGGCGCTGCTCGCCGTGCTCTGGGAACTCTATCCGGGCCACGAGTACCTGCTCCCGGCGTATTTGGACTCGCCGCGCGGGATGACCGAGTACGTGGCGAAGCCGCTGCTCGGTCGGGAGGGCGGCTCGGTGCGGATCGTCATGTCCGGCACCGAGATCACCAATCCGGGGAGCTACGGCGACGAGGGCTTCTGCTACCAGCAGTTCCGGGCGCTGCCCGAGTTCGCCGGCAGCCGGATGGTGCTGGGGAGCTGGATCGTCGACGGCGAGTCGGCCGGCGCGGGCGTACGCGAGAGCGAGAGCCTCATCACGGACGGTTACGCGCGGTTTCTGCCGCACTACATCGACGCGCCGCGAAGCCCGTGA
- a CDS encoding CGNR zinc finger domain-containing protein: MNFDAYARTGVDLVNARLDDLDDLRALFPDDNAWMRDEVAERDLAIFRRAQKRLRDVFEYGTSGRDAQAVAELNALLESFPVQPRISGHDSSDWHMHVTSRGASVSAEFLAGAVWGLSVWLCEYGSARFGVCADERCGNVYLDTSSNCCRRFCSERCATRSHVAAHRARKRAAIGDQVTVAATADSLAPAL, translated from the coding sequence GTGAACTTCGACGCGTACGCCCGGACCGGCGTTGATCTCGTCAACGCCCGTCTGGACGACCTCGACGACCTGCGGGCCCTCTTCCCGGACGACAACGCGTGGATGCGCGACGAGGTCGCCGAGCGGGACCTGGCGATCTTCCGGCGGGCACAGAAGCGCCTGCGCGACGTCTTCGAGTACGGCACCTCGGGGCGGGACGCCCAGGCGGTGGCGGAACTGAACGCGCTGCTCGAGTCGTTCCCGGTGCAGCCGCGCATCTCCGGCCACGACTCCAGCGACTGGCACATGCACGTGACCAGCCGGGGCGCCTCGGTCAGCGCGGAGTTCCTGGCCGGCGCCGTCTGGGGCCTGTCGGTCTGGCTCTGCGAGTACGGCAGCGCCCGGTTCGGCGTCTGCGCCGATGAGCGCTGCGGCAACGTCTACCTGGACACCTCGTCGAACTGCTGCCGGCGGTTCTGCTCGGAGCGCTGCGCCACCCGCTCCCACGTGGCCGCCCACCGGGCCCGCAAGCGGGCCGCCATCGGCGACCAGGTCACCGTCGCCGCCACCGCCGACTCCCTCGCCCCGGCCCTCTGA